From Macaca mulatta isolate MMU2019108-1 chromosome 3, T2T-MMU8v2.0, whole genome shotgun sequence, the proteins below share one genomic window:
- the LOC114676711 gene encoding claudin-17 isoform X3 has product MAFYPLQIAGLVLGFLGMVGTLATTLLPQWRVSAFVGSNIIVFERLWEGLWMNCIRQARARLQCKFYSSLLALPPVLETARALMCVAVALSLIALLIGICGMKQVQCTGSNERAKAYLLGTSGVLFILTGIFVLIPVSWTANVIIRDFYNPAVHIGQKRELGAALFLGWASAAVLFIGGGLLCGFCCCNRKKQRYRYPVPGHCVPHTDKRRNMKMPSNTSTSYV; this is encoded by the coding sequence ATGGCATTTTATCCCTTGCAAATTGCTGGGCTGGTTCTTGGGTTCCTTGGCATGGTGGGGACTCTTGCCACGACGCTTCTGCCTCAGTGGAGAGTATCAGCTTTTGTTGGCAGCAACATTATTGTCTTTGAGAGGCTCTGGGAAGGGCTCTGGATGAACTGCATCCGACAAGCCAGGGCCCGGTTGCAATGCAAGTTCTATAGTTCATTGTTGGCTCTTCCGCCTGTCCTGGAAACAGCCCGGGCACTCATGTGTGTGGCTGTTGCTCTCTCCTTGATCGCCCTACTTATTGGCATCTGTGGCATGAAGCAAGTCCAGTGCACGGGCTCTAATGAGAGGGCCAAAGCATATCTTCTGGGAACTTCAGGAGTCCTCTTCATCCTGACGGGCATCTTCGTTCTGATTCCGGTGAGCTGGACAGCCAATGTAATCATCAGAGATTTCTACAACCCAGCTGTCCACATAGGTCAGAAACGAGAGCTGGGAGCAGCACTTTTCCTTGGCTGGGCAAGCGCTGCTGTCCTCTTCATTGGAGGCGGTCTGCTTTGTGGATTTTGCTGCTGCAACAGAAAGAAGCAAAGGTACAGATATCCAGTGCCTGGCCACTGTGTGCCACACACAGATAAGCGAAGAAACATGAAAATGCCTAGTAATACCTCCACCAGTTATGTCTAA
- the LOC114676711 gene encoding claudin-17 isoform X2 encodes MAFYPLQIAGLVLGFLGMVGTLATTLLPQWRVSAFVGSNIIVFERLWEGLWMNCIRQARARLQCKFYSSLLALPPVLETARALMCVAVALSLIALLIGICGMKQVQCTGSNERAKAYLLGTSGVLFILTGIFVLIPIQLKIILKWGLLSRIQGEQLKILNIVSMTWFDTGPQNLDSTLGKFCTLRGSHIYLLPLRTHSFLLFQLPVIGKWLSRKSPGLGDLSSLCGSFNQPELQLSHLQSVERDKHFQHTILAR; translated from the exons ATGGCATTTTATCCCTTGCAAATTGCTGGGCTGGTTCTTGGGTTCCTTGGCATGGTGGGGACTCTTGCCACGACGCTTCTGCCTCAGTGGAGAGTATCAGCTTTTGTTGGCAGCAACATTATTGTCTTTGAGAGGCTCTGGGAAGGGCTCTGGATGAACTGCATCCGACAAGCCAGGGCCCGGTTGCAATGCAAGTTCTATAGTTCATTGTTGGCTCTTCCGCCTGTCCTGGAAACAGCCCGGGCACTCATGTGTGTGGCTGTTGCTCTCTCCTTGATCGCCCTACTTATTGGCATCTGTGGCATGAAGCAAGTCCAGTGCACGGGCTCTAATGAGAGGGCCAAAGCATATCTTCTGGGAACTTCAGGAGTCCTCTTCATCCTGACGGGCATCTTCGTTCTGATTCCG ATACAACTGAAAATCATCCTGAAATGGGGGCTTCTCAGCAGAATCCAAGGTGAacaactgaaaattttaaatatcgtATCAATGACTTGGTTTGACACGGGCCCACAGAACTTAGATTCAACCCTGGGAAAATTTTGCACCCTCAGAGG GTCACATATATACTTACTTCCTTTGAGAACTCACTCGTTCCTGTTATTTCAACTGCCAGTAATCGGCAAATGGCTTAGCAGAAAGAGCCCTGGACTGGGAGATTTGAGTTCATTATGTGGCTCTTTCAACCAACCTGAACTTCAGCTTTCTCATCTACAGAGTGTGGAAAGGGATAAACATTTCCAACATACAATACTTGCTCGTTAA
- the LOC114676711 gene encoding claudin-17 isoform X5: protein MAFYPLQIAGLVLGFLGMVGTLATTLLPQWRVSAFVGSNIIVFERLWEGLWMNCIRQARARLQCKFYSSLLALPPVLETARALMCVAVALSLIALLIGICGMKQVQCTGSNERAKAYLLGTSGVLFILTGIFVLIPIQLKIILKWGLLSRIQGEQLKILNIVSMTWFDTGPQNLDSTLGKFCTLRGASLSPETQSY from the exons ATGGCATTTTATCCCTTGCAAATTGCTGGGCTGGTTCTTGGGTTCCTTGGCATGGTGGGGACTCTTGCCACGACGCTTCTGCCTCAGTGGAGAGTATCAGCTTTTGTTGGCAGCAACATTATTGTCTTTGAGAGGCTCTGGGAAGGGCTCTGGATGAACTGCATCCGACAAGCCAGGGCCCGGTTGCAATGCAAGTTCTATAGTTCATTGTTGGCTCTTCCGCCTGTCCTGGAAACAGCCCGGGCACTCATGTGTGTGGCTGTTGCTCTCTCCTTGATCGCCCTACTTATTGGCATCTGTGGCATGAAGCAAGTCCAGTGCACGGGCTCTAATGAGAGGGCCAAAGCATATCTTCTGGGAACTTCAGGAGTCCTCTTCATCCTGACGGGCATCTTCGTTCTGATTCCG ATACAACTGAAAATCATCCTGAAATGGGGGCTTCTCAGCAGAATCCAAGGTGAacaactgaaaattttaaatatcgtATCAATGACTTGGTTTGACACGGGCCCACAGAACTTAGATTCAACCCTGGGAAAATTTTGCACCCTCAGAGG
- the LOC114676711 gene encoding claudin-17 isoform X9, translating to MAFYPLQIAGLVLGFLGMVGTLATTLLPQWRVSAFVGSNIIVFERLWEGLWMNCIRQARARLQCKFYSSLLALPPVLETARALMCVAVALSLIALLIGICGMKQVQCTGSNERAKAYLLGTSGVLFILTGIFVLIPIQLKIILKWGLLSRIQVKKSS from the exons ATGGCATTTTATCCCTTGCAAATTGCTGGGCTGGTTCTTGGGTTCCTTGGCATGGTGGGGACTCTTGCCACGACGCTTCTGCCTCAGTGGAGAGTATCAGCTTTTGTTGGCAGCAACATTATTGTCTTTGAGAGGCTCTGGGAAGGGCTCTGGATGAACTGCATCCGACAAGCCAGGGCCCGGTTGCAATGCAAGTTCTATAGTTCATTGTTGGCTCTTCCGCCTGTCCTGGAAACAGCCCGGGCACTCATGTGTGTGGCTGTTGCTCTCTCCTTGATCGCCCTACTTATTGGCATCTGTGGCATGAAGCAAGTCCAGTGCACGGGCTCTAATGAGAGGGCCAAAGCATATCTTCTGGGAACTTCAGGAGTCCTCTTCATCCTGACGGGCATCTTCGTTCTGATTCCG ATACAACTGAAAATCATCCTGAAATGGGGGCTTCTCAGCAGAATCCAAG
- the LOC114676711 gene encoding claudin-17 isoform X8 — protein sequence MAFYPLQIAGLVLGFLGMVGTLATTLLPQWRVSAFVGSNIIVFERLWEGLWMNCIRQARARLQCKFYSSLLALPPVLETARALMCVAVALSLIALLIGICGMKQVQCTGSNERAKAYLLGTSGVLFILTGIFVLIPIQLKIILKWGLLSRIQELTTWSESYNCEIEKDHGGN from the exons ATGGCATTTTATCCCTTGCAAATTGCTGGGCTGGTTCTTGGGTTCCTTGGCATGGTGGGGACTCTTGCCACGACGCTTCTGCCTCAGTGGAGAGTATCAGCTTTTGTTGGCAGCAACATTATTGTCTTTGAGAGGCTCTGGGAAGGGCTCTGGATGAACTGCATCCGACAAGCCAGGGCCCGGTTGCAATGCAAGTTCTATAGTTCATTGTTGGCTCTTCCGCCTGTCCTGGAAACAGCCCGGGCACTCATGTGTGTGGCTGTTGCTCTCTCCTTGATCGCCCTACTTATTGGCATCTGTGGCATGAAGCAAGTCCAGTGCACGGGCTCTAATGAGAGGGCCAAAGCATATCTTCTGGGAACTTCAGGAGTCCTCTTCATCCTGACGGGCATCTTCGTTCTGATTCCG ATACAACTGAAAATCATCCTGAAATGGGGGCTTCTCAGCAGAATCCAAG AACTGACAACTTGGTCAGAATCATACAATTGTGAGATTGAAAAGGAtcatggaggaaactga
- the LOC114676711 gene encoding claudin-17 isoform X6 yields the protein MAFYPLQIAGLVLGFLGMVGTLATTLLPQWRVSAFVGSNIIVFERLWEGLWMNCIRQARARLQCKFYSSLLALPPVLETARALMCVAVALSLIALLIGICGMKQVQCTGSNERAKAYLLGTSGVLFILTGIFVLIPIQLKIILKWGLLSRIQGEQLKILNIVSMTWFDTGPQNLDSTLGKFCTLRGTDNLVRIIQL from the exons ATGGCATTTTATCCCTTGCAAATTGCTGGGCTGGTTCTTGGGTTCCTTGGCATGGTGGGGACTCTTGCCACGACGCTTCTGCCTCAGTGGAGAGTATCAGCTTTTGTTGGCAGCAACATTATTGTCTTTGAGAGGCTCTGGGAAGGGCTCTGGATGAACTGCATCCGACAAGCCAGGGCCCGGTTGCAATGCAAGTTCTATAGTTCATTGTTGGCTCTTCCGCCTGTCCTGGAAACAGCCCGGGCACTCATGTGTGTGGCTGTTGCTCTCTCCTTGATCGCCCTACTTATTGGCATCTGTGGCATGAAGCAAGTCCAGTGCACGGGCTCTAATGAGAGGGCCAAAGCATATCTTCTGGGAACTTCAGGAGTCCTCTTCATCCTGACGGGCATCTTCGTTCTGATTCCG ATACAACTGAAAATCATCCTGAAATGGGGGCTTCTCAGCAGAATCCAAGGTGAacaactgaaaattttaaatatcgtATCAATGACTTGGTTTGACACGGGCCCACAGAACTTAGATTCAACCCTGGGAAAATTTTGCACCCTCAGAGG AACTGACAACTTGGTCAGAATCATACAATTGTGA